A single Augochlora pura isolate Apur16 chromosome 2, APUR_v2.2.1, whole genome shotgun sequence DNA region contains:
- the LOC144476192 gene encoding ankyrin repeat and BTB/POZ domain-containing protein 2 isoform X3, whose translation MNVERPTMDGCGQQPLFLTGTSGSAGISGPQQQSVQSGAPPEHYGGPLSLSICISDSGHEILRPKPRRPGGSNGRDLYCPPYTKDFTESSPKNGVHNTVHMVAERDTDSVAPTPTPQHPHHSQHHHLSLHEIRALQRRPECTGNSSSDENRSSGHASMSDTGGHTSSSSPPHRHHRTHSPQQLNSVPEDDRLSASVTQRNGRSRSGQNRNRHRATPAKLQVPWSGSGLEDIKLAIQQLTMRSHKSSSTYSSLSGSESSEPAVRRLMRHSSLETINTNVTSADEFVWVDSHNRLVELQQLPWTHHDVLRVLQNGRTREHMDQVSMETIPRLSYLLQRALVRIGRETQRLAKPVGLCSKHEVYSAFKIVLCPALADSCTKACLRAAAMFAVSGDQLKQSKASRSGLQLPVGRFLRWMSDVRLGRMIHEYAAIYLTAGIENLLEEILLQCIPTDPHTTLTATMLEHAIANSGDLWGLLQPYAHLNAGRTASGALAMPRWASVSSLNSSSSSRSGRDAAGSALEPSLLTTCVGSMSELIDLISKVAQAGRSPIPLTGKALNALFYYMRCSQLEHGERGSGIQELAYERAYVVLPPLVEWLRVATAHAEHRHGLVVDQDDINQAARLLLPGVDCPVRPICFEEVAVCSKRIDDSEYVRLLTMDMAFKLLISGRADLIAQAMPLLPTTKINTVNDNGFTALIIACINGDETAVLALLDAGADLNTESPPPTTGQLANTPSKMSTVPNVSNTRSPVTPSAMLCPGKIIQSPNSLSGSPGSSSSASSNMCCNQAGFNAETQHWTALTYTALLGHCNIARILLERGAAVEGGAKLSEDKCTVTPLQAATASGNNEMVALLLAHGAQPFLSTLIKDSFSYSGSAQRGCYSAISVATAHGQRSCLHQLLSHPLNFSTKRGEKEVLSLEEILAEGSACTNPQQQTVDGRGNRREGKEPVFNKVQTKALQEAMYHSAESNHLDITMELRGVKVGWTLHCWMHSLATAHEMRLDSVIDQLLQDFLQVCPDDYSTQFVQECLPLLFNIFRYSKKEGTTLLLADIFCTCFGWEPIKPIRDTTLSSGSRIDPKFVNNPELSDVQFRVEGRVFYGHKIVLVTSSPRFRNMLSSKLCEGNPPIVQINDIRYHIFQMVMEFLYHGGCATLEVNQSDVLELMAAANFFQLDGLLRYCEAQCSSMVDLDNIVSMYIHAKVYNATQLLEYCQGFLLQNMVALLTYDDSVKRLLFAKKLPNHDVLAGLLLTLQARIKARRSQQQNKIKT comes from the exons GCCAGGGGGTAGCAATGGACGCGATCTATATTGTCCCCCCTACACGAAGGACTTCACGGAAAGTTCGCCRAAGAATGGTGTCCATAACACGGTCCACATGGTGGCGGAAAGGGACACGGACAGCGTGGCTCCTACGCCAACCCCTCAACACCCTCATCACTCTCAACACCATCACCTTAGCTTGCACGAGATCCGTGCGCTTCAG AGGCGACCAGAATGCACAGGTAACAGCTCATCGGATGAGAATCGATCTTCCGGGCACGCGAGCATGTCGGACACAGGCGGTCACACGAGTAGCAGTTCGCCTCCGCATCGTCACCACAGGACACATAGTCCTCAGCAGCTGAACTCTGTGCCCGAAGACGATCGCCTATCGGCCTCGGTTACCCAGAGAAATGGCAGAAGTAGATCCGGACAGAACCGCAATAGACATAGAGCCACGCCTGCCAAG TTGCAGGTGCCATGGTCAGGCTCAGGCTTAGAGGACATCAAGCTAGCGATCCAGCAGCTAACGATGCGCTCCCATAAGTCGTCCTCTACTTACTCCTCCTTGAGCGGCTCCGAGAGCTCAGAGCCAGCCGTAAGGAGGCTGATGCGGCATTCTAGTTTGGAGACCATCAACACCAATGTGACTAGCGCTGATGAATTCGTCTGGGTGGACTCGCATAACAGACTGGTAGAGCTGCAGCAGTTGCCTTGGACCCACCACGATGTTCTCAGAGTGTTGCAGAATGGCAGAACCAGGGAACACATGGACCAAGTGTCCATGGAGACCATACCGCGGTTGTCTTACCTGTTGCAACGGGCCTTGGTCAGAATTGGCAGAGAAACTCAACGACTGGCCAAACCTGTTGGCCTCTGCAGCAAGCATGAGGTGTACAGCGCGTTCAAAATTGTTCTGTGTCCTGCATTGGCTGATTCTTGCACCAAG GCCTGCTTGCGAGCCGCAGCCATGTTTGCAGTCTCCGGTGACCAATTAAAACAATCAAAAGCGTCCCGATCAGGATTACAATTGCCAGTGGGACGTTTCCTCCGCTGGATGTCCGACGTCCGGTTAGGAAGAATGATACACGAGTACGCAGCCATATATTTGACTGCTGGGATCGAAAATCTACTCGAGGAAATACTGTTACAATGCATACCGACTGACCCGCACACAACTTTAACGGCAACCATGTTGGAGCACGCCATTGCGAACAGCGGAGATTTATGGGGCCTTCTTCAGCCGTATGCGCATCTGAATGCTGGACGGACAGCGTCAG GTGCACTGGCAATGCCTCGATGGGCTAGTGTGAGTTCCTTAAACTCATCATCATCATCCCGGAGCGGAAGAGACGCAGCAGGTTCTGCGTTGGAACCGTCGCTGCTGACCACCTGTGTGGGATCGATGTCGGAGCTGATAGATCTGATTTCGAAAGTAGCCCAAGCGGGACGTTCGCCTATTCCCCTAACTGGCAAGGCATTGAACGCATTGTTCTATTACATGAGGTGTTCGCAG CTGGAACACGGGGAACGGGGTTCTGGTATACAAGAGTTAGCTTACGAGCGAGCTTATGTTGTTCTTCCTCCTTTGGTCGAATGGCTCCGTGTTGCGACTGCTCATGCAGAACATAGGCACGGACTCGTTGTAGATCAGGATGATATTAATCAAGCTGCCAGGTTGCTGTTGCCCGGCGTCGACTGTCCCGTCAGACCCATATG CTTTGAAGAAGTAGCGGTCTGTTCCAAACGAATCGACGACTCCGAGTACGTGCGTCTGCTCACAATGGACATGGCATTCAAACTGCTAATTAGTGGACGAGCTGATCTAATCGCCCAAGCTATGCCCCTGTTGCCAACGACCAAGATTAACACCGTAAACGACAATGGCTTCACTGCATTGATCATAGCGTGCATCAATGGCGATGAAACAGCAGTATTAGCTTTACTAGACGCTGGAGCAGATTTAAACACAGAGAGTCCACCTCCAACAACTGGTCAATTGGCCAATACACCTTCTAAAATGTCAACAGTACCAAATGTCTCGAATACCAGAAGTCCGGTGACACCGTCAGCAATGTTGTGTCCcggaaaaattatacaatcaCCAAATTCATTATCTGGCTCGCCAGGCTCTTCTAGCAGTGCTTCAAGTAATATGTGTTGCAATCAAGCTGGGTTTAACGCTGAAACTCAGCATTGGACTGCGTTGACTTACACAGCCCTGTTAGGACATTGCAATATTGCGAGAATATTGTTGGAGAGAGGTGCTGCAGTCGAAGGTGGTGCTAAACTTAGCGAAGACAAGTGTACGGTTACGCCATTGCAAGCGGCTACGGCTTCCGGAAACAACGAAATGGTAGCTTTGCTTTTGGCTCATGGTGCACAACCATTTTTGTCGACGTTGATCAAAGACTCGTTTTCGTACTCTGGTTCTGCTCAGCGCGGCTGCTACAG TGCAATATCAGTGGCAACAGCACACGGTCAAAGAAGTTGTCTTCATCAGTTGTTGTCTCATCCACTAAACTTCTCCACAAAacgaggagaaaaagaagtaTTATCATTGGAAGAGATCCTTGCAGAGGGAAGCGCGTGTACAAATCCGCAACAGCAAACTGTGGATGGAAGAGGCAATCGAAGAGAGGGTAAGGAACCAGTTTTCAACAAAGTGCAGACCAAAGCCTTGCAAGAAGCTATGTACCACAGTGCAGAAAGTAATCATTTAG ATATTACCATGGAACTTCGTGGAGTGAAAGTCGGTTGGACATTACACTGTTGGATGCACAGTCTTGCAACGGCCCACGAAATGAGATTAGATTCCGTGATAGATCAGCTGCTTCAAGATTTTCTACAAGTGTGTCCCGATGACTACTCCACGCAATTTGTTCAAGAATGTCTTCCATTATTATTCAACATCTTTAGGTACAGCAAG AAGGAAGGGACGACGCTCCTTCTTGCCGATATTTTCTGCACATGCTTTGGATGGGAACCAATAAAACCAATAAGGGACACCACGCTTTCTAGTGGATCAAGGATCGATcctaaatttgtaaataatccAGAACTAAGCGATGTACAGTTTCGAGTAGAAGGTAGAGTCTTCTATGGCCATAAAATCGTTTTGGTCACGTCGTCGCCAAGATTTAGAAACATGCTAAGTTCGAAACTATGCGAGGGAAATCCCCCtattgtacaaattaatgATATCCGGTATCATATCTTTCAG ATGGTCATGGAATTTTTGTATCATGGCGGATGCGCTACATTAGAAGTGAATCAGAGTGATGTGTTGGAGCTGATGGCGGCCGCAAACTTTTTTCAACTCGATGGTTTGCTTAGGTACTGCGAAGCTCAATGTTCCTCCATGGTTGATCTTGACAACATTGTTTCCATGTATATTCATGCGAAG GTATATAATGCAACACAGCTCTTAGAGTACTGCCAAGGATTCCTCTTGCAAAATATGGTTGCATTGTTGACCTATGACGACTCTGTGAAACGTCTCCTCTTTGCTAAAAAACTACCTAATCACGATGTTCTTGCAGGCCTCCTTCTTACTTTACAAGCGCGAATAAAGGCCAGACGATCTCAGCAACAGAATAAGATAAAAACATAG